One Aegilops tauschii subsp. strangulata cultivar AL8/78 chromosome 7, Aet v6.0, whole genome shotgun sequence genomic window carries:
- the LOC109754139 gene encoding auxin response factor 18, with the protein MITFVDSAAGERERGDGPRCLDPQLWHACAGGMVQMPPPGSRVYYFPQGHAEHAQGQAAVDFPPGARLQALVLCRVAAVRFMADPDTDEVFAKIRLVPARPQDADANDAIAAAAAQEDKPASFAKTLTQSDANNGGGFSVPRYCAETIFPRLDYSADPPVQTVLAKDVHGVVWKFRHIYRGTPRRHLLTTGWSSFVNQKKLVAGDSIVFMRTENGDLCVGIRRAKKGGIGGPELLPPPSPAAGGNYGGFSMFLRGEEDGGNNKMMGARGKARVRVRPEEVAEAANLAASGQPFDVLYYPRASTPEFCVRAAAVRAAMRTQWCPGMRFKMAFETEDSSRISWFMGTVSAVQVADPIRWPNSPWRLLQVTWDEPDLLQNVKRVSPWLVELVSNMPAIHLAPFSPPRKKLCVPFYPDLPVDGQFPAPMFHGNPLGRGGVGPMCYFPDGTPAGIQGARHAQFGISLSDLHLNKLQSSLSPHGLHQVDHGGQPRIAAGLIIGHPAARDDISCMLTIGNHQSNNNKSDVKKASPQLMLFGKPILTEQQITLGNSGGFCPSAARKSPSDMSAEKSANNSDLPSPQSNQNGTTKNLSCGGVPLCQDNKVLDLGLDIGHCKIFMQSEDVGRTLDLSAVGSYEELYRRLSDMFGMEKAELMSHVFYRDAAGALKHTGDEPFSDFTKTARRLTILTDTSGDSSVVS; encoded by the exons ATGATTACGTTCGTGGACTCGGCGGCGGGGGAGCGGGAGAGGGGGGACGGGCCGCGCTGCCTGGACCCGCAGCTGTGGCACGCCTGCGCCGGCGGCATGGTGCAGATGCCGCCGCCCGGCTCCAGGGTCTACTACTTCCCGCAGGGCCACGCGGAGCACGCGCAGGGCCAGGCCGCCGTCGACTTCCCGCCCGGGGCCCGGCTGCAGGCGCTCGTCCTCTGCCGCGTCGCCGCCGTCCGCTTCATGGCCGATCCGGACACCGACGAGGTCTTCGCCAAGATCCGCCTCGTCCCCGCCCGGCCCCAGGACGCCGACGCCAACGACGccattgccgccgccgccgcgcaggAGGACAAGCCCGCCTCCTTCGCCAAGACGCTCACGCAGTCCGACGCCAACAACGGCGGCGGCTTCTCCGTGCCGCGCTACTGCGCCGAGACCATCTTCCCGCGGCTCGACTACTCCGCCGACCCGCCCGTCCAGACCGTGCTCGCCAAGGACGTGCACGGCGTCGTCTGGAAGTTCCGCCACATCTACCGCGGcacgccccgccgccacctcctcACCACGGGCTGGAGCTCCTTCGTCAACCAGAAGAAGCTCGTCGCCGGGGACTCCATCGTCTTCATGAGGACCGAGAACGGGGATCTCTGCGTCGGCATCCGCCGCGCCAAGAAAGGGGGCATCGGCGGCCCGGAGCTGCTGCCCCCGCCctcgccggcggcgggcggcaacTACGGGGGATTCTCCATGTTCCTAAGGGGGGAGGAGGACGGCGGCAACAACAAGATGATGGGGGCGAGGGGGAAGGCCAGGGTCAGGGTGCGGCCGGAGGAGGTCGCCGAGGCGGCCAATCTTGCCGCCAGCGGTCAGCCGTTCGACGTGCTCTACTACCCGAGGGCGAGCACGCCGGAGTTCTGCGTGAGGGCAGCCGCGGTCAGGGCGGCGATGCGCACCCAGTGGTGCCCCGGCATGAGGTTCAAGATGGCCTTCGAGACGGAGGACTCGTCCAGGATCAGCTGGTTCATGGGGACTGTGTCGGCCGTGCAGGTGGCCGACCCCATTAGATGGCCCAATTCACCTTGGAGACTTCTTCAG GTGACCTGGGATGAACCGGACCTGCTGCAGAATGTGAAGAGGGTGAGCCCATGGCTGGTTGAGCTGGTCTCAAACATGCCGGCCATTCACCTTGCTCCGTTCTCGCCTCCTCGGAAGAAGCTCTGCGTCCCGTTCTACCCCGACCTCCCGGTCGACGGCCAGTTTCCGGCCCCGATGTTCCACGGAAACCCACTCGGACGCGGCGGTGTCGGTCCGATGTGCTATTTCCCGGACGGCACTCCTGCAGGCATACAGGGAGCCAGGCATGCTCAATTTGGtatatctttatcagatctccaCCTTAACAAACTGCAGTCGAGTCTATCACCGCACGGGCTTCACCAGGTCGATCACGGCGGGCAGCCGAGGATCGCCGCTGGGCTCATCATTGGTCACCCGGCTGCGCGAGACGACATCTCGTGCATGCTCACCATTGGCAATCACCAGAGCAACAACAACAAGTCAGATGTCAAGAAGGCTTCGCCCCAGCTGATGCTCTTTGGGAAACCCATACTCACTGAGCAGCAGATCACTTTAGGTAACTCTGGGGGTTTCTGTCCATCTGCTGCTAGGAAGAGCCCCTCTGATATGAGCGCCGAGAAGTCGGCGAATAACTCTGATCTTCCAAGCCCACAAAGCAACCAGAATGGCACTACGAAGAACCTGTCCTGCGGAGGAGTTCCATTGTGCCAGGACAACAAGGTACTCGATCTCGGGCTGGATATCGGGCACTGCAAGATATTCATGCAATCAGAGGACGTCGGGCGCACGCTTGATCTCTCTGCTGTTGGCTCGTACGAAGAGTTATATCGCCGGCTTTCCGACATGTTCGGTATGGAAAAAGCAGAGCTGATGAGCCATGTTTTCTACCGTGATGCAGCCGGGGCGCTCAAACACACTGGAGATGAGCCTTTCAG TGACTTCACGAAGACGGCGCGTAGGCTGACCATACTAACGGACACGAGCGGCGACAGCAGCGTAGTGAGCTAG